The Geothrix sp. genome has a window encoding:
- a CDS encoding 4Fe-4S dicluster domain-containing protein, whose translation MTSKKAMLIDISLCVGCNACQSGCKEENGLPPQEEKYLSLTAYTALTKYNDLYVRRMCQHCDVPTCVSVCPVGALTKSSTGPVSYDGEKCIGCRYCLQACPFHVPKYEWSSTKPSIRKCKFCPSRIASGRPTACAEACPTGATKFGDRDELLAEAALRIKAEPGKYVPQIYGEQDVGGTSMLYLSPVPFEQLGFDSRLGKAPMPMLTMSALSKVPNVLSVGGVLLAGVWWITNRRTEVQAYESSLKKGKNQEREDDE comes from the coding sequence ATGACCAGCAAAAAGGCCATGTTGATTGACATCTCCCTCTGCGTGGGCTGCAACGCCTGCCAGTCGGGATGCAAAGAGGAGAACGGGCTTCCGCCTCAAGAGGAGAAATACCTTTCCCTCACGGCCTACACCGCGCTCACCAAGTACAACGACCTCTATGTCCGTCGCATGTGCCAGCACTGCGATGTACCCACCTGCGTCTCGGTCTGCCCCGTGGGCGCGCTCACCAAGTCCAGCACCGGTCCGGTGTCCTACGACGGCGAGAAGTGCATCGGCTGCCGCTATTGCCTCCAGGCCTGTCCGTTCCATGTTCCCAAATACGAGTGGAGCAGTACCAAGCCCTCCATCCGCAAATGCAAATTCTGTCCGTCCCGGATCGCGAGCGGACGGCCGACAGCTTGTGCCGAGGCCTGCCCCACCGGGGCCACGAAGTTCGGCGACCGCGATGAGTTGCTGGCCGAAGCGGCTCTCAGGATCAAGGCCGAGCCGGGGAAATATGTGCCCCAGATCTACGGTGAGCAGGATGTCGGCGGCACCTCGATGCTGTATCTAAGCCCCGTTCCCTTCGAACAGTTGGGCTTTGATTCACGGCTGGGGAAGGCCCCCATGCCCATGTTGACGATGAGCGCCCTGTCCAAGGTCCCCAATGTGCTTTCCGTGGGGGGCGTCCTGCTGGCGGGTGTCTGGTGGATCACCAACCGACGCACCGAGGTGCAGGCCTACGAATCGTCCCTGAAGAAGGGAAAGAACCAAGAGCGCGAGGACGACGAATGA
- a CDS encoding DUF2339 domain-containing protein, with protein sequence MDPDASKDHAGSQELAERVARLEAQVAWLLQRQQVPVAPAAPAPARPIAPVAPRPAAPRKELSPVVWIAGIGAAIFLFGAIFFFRWAIQQGWVGAELRFILGLLAGGAISALAAKLILGDSRRLGVALLLAGLGTLQFTFRAGAMEYHFYAAPLGLAAAALVTLLAGGLAARSASGGALTVTLVSGLAAPLVFSQGGHHEVALAAYLAVLMAASLAVPYLSRTGASWHGTRWTALLGVWLLLLPACAEVPKADAATLALLLGLHLALAGLWAWLPGREEKPGTPTALWLVASMLATSYAWLLWKRLGLAPEAFALPVLAAAALNLALVQPLRGRMESRRADWGLLALAAGHLALAVPVALAWRWVGPIWGAFALGLAWASLKAEAGDYAEEATALRWLAAALALLTTLRWAFHGLDGFLFHTRAMTPFLNPAFAEGALASAAWWLLTRRGGPLGLISFLALEVTANVTLAFEAARLVQHLQTPSTPGWGPSRAASIAMTLVWALSGAWQWMRSLSHRDEARRALMIAGYAWMGLASFKLIASDLDRADTPLRALAFLGVGGIGMAAAILANRKRSGEPS encoded by the coding sequence ATGGATCCCGACGCCTCGAAGGATCACGCCGGTTCGCAGGAGCTTGCCGAGCGGGTGGCCCGCCTGGAGGCCCAGGTGGCCTGGCTCCTCCAGCGACAGCAGGTGCCGGTCGCACCCGCTGCGCCGGCTCCAGCACGGCCGATCGCCCCCGTGGCGCCTCGCCCCGCCGCACCCCGGAAGGAGCTGTCTCCGGTGGTCTGGATCGCGGGCATCGGCGCGGCCATCTTCCTCTTCGGGGCGATCTTCTTCTTCCGCTGGGCCATCCAGCAAGGCTGGGTGGGGGCGGAGCTGCGCTTCATCCTGGGCCTCCTGGCGGGCGGCGCGATCTCCGCCCTGGCCGCGAAGCTGATCCTGGGTGACAGCCGCCGCCTGGGCGTGGCCCTGCTGCTGGCGGGCCTCGGCACCCTGCAGTTCACCTTCCGGGCCGGGGCCATGGAATACCACTTCTACGCCGCCCCCCTGGGCCTCGCCGCCGCGGCCCTCGTCACCCTGCTCGCGGGCGGGCTCGCCGCCCGGAGCGCCAGCGGCGGCGCGCTCACCGTGACGCTGGTCTCCGGCCTGGCGGCCCCCCTGGTCTTCAGCCAGGGCGGTCACCATGAAGTGGCCCTGGCTGCCTATCTCGCCGTGCTCATGGCCGCCTCTCTGGCCGTGCCTTACCTCTCCCGCACGGGAGCCTCGTGGCATGGGACCCGCTGGACGGCCCTCCTCGGCGTCTGGCTCCTGCTCCTGCCGGCCTGTGCCGAGGTGCCGAAGGCGGATGCAGCCACCCTCGCCCTGCTGCTGGGCCTCCACCTGGCCCTCGCGGGCCTCTGGGCCTGGCTGCCGGGCCGCGAGGAAAAGCCCGGCACGCCGACCGCGCTTTGGCTCGTGGCCTCGATGCTGGCCACCTCCTATGCCTGGCTGCTGTGGAAGCGCCTGGGGCTTGCGCCCGAGGCCTTCGCCCTGCCCGTGCTCGCCGCAGCCGCGCTGAACCTGGCCCTGGTACAGCCGCTGCGAGGCCGCATGGAGAGTCGCCGAGCGGACTGGGGCCTGCTGGCCCTCGCCGCAGGGCACTTGGCCCTGGCCGTGCCCGTGGCCCTGGCCTGGCGCTGGGTGGGGCCGATCTGGGGCGCCTTCGCCCTGGGCCTGGCCTGGGCCTCCCTGAAGGCCGAGGCGGGCGACTACGCCGAGGAGGCCACAGCCCTTCGCTGGCTGGCGGCGGCCCTGGCGCTGCTGACCACCCTGCGGTGGGCCTTCCACGGCCTTGATGGCTTCCTGTTCCACACCCGTGCCATGACGCCCTTTCTCAATCCCGCCTTCGCGGAGGGTGCCCTGGCCTCGGCCGCCTGGTGGCTGTTGACCCGGCGCGGCGGCCCCTTGGGCCTGATCTCGTTCCTGGCCCTGGAAGTCACCGCCAATGTGACCCTGGCCTTCGAGGCCGCCCGGCTCGTCCAGCACCTGCAGACGCCCTCGACTCCGGGCTGGGGACCCTCCCGCGCGGCCTCCATCGCCATGACGCTGGTGTGGGCCCTCTCCGGCGCCTGGCAGTGGATGCGCAGCCTGAGCCACCGCGACGAGGCCCGGCGTGCGCTGATGATCGCCGGCTATGCCTGGATGGGCCTCGCCAGCTTCAAGCTCATCGCCTCGGACCTCGACCGCGCCGACACCCCGCTGCGCGCCCTCGCCTTCCTGGGCGTGGGCGGCATCGGCATGGCCGCGGCCATCCTCGCGAATCGCAAGCGCTCTGGGGAGCCGTCATGA
- a CDS encoding sigma 54-interacting transcriptional regulator, translating to MLTQPAPYTIRRAVRAEAGIRSEVIQVKKRRLFSAHVSALLLKRTEINAILDTTPNAVFIFTRDGITRCNNAAVRMLGVSSINELRSRYGRRGEGFLLRWPKNLLPLREEEHPVTRAFKGEKVTEVLLAVHAGTGEEITVRATAAPILAKGKIIGAVSIHSDITWGKRICPCPAAADPGGDLLTQEMTLRRKAENDLHKAEVEIQALKDRIQSADIYPFHEINHTYHFGEVIGHSRCLENVFFRVEAVAPQDSTVLLLGETGTGKGLVARAIHNRSLRKNRPLVMVNCTALPASLIESELFGREKGAFTGASAQQLGRFEMADKGTILLDEIGDLPFELQAKLLHVIQDGEFSRLGSSRTVKVDVRIIAATNRDLYEEMRLGRFREDLFYRLNIFPITIPPLRDRREDIPLLVEYFLEKFNRKLGKNIRNVTSETMDRLMAHAWPGNVRELESVIERATIVSQGATLQVLDHFNAPDPARGQDEIQEQGGTRALVELERDYISQVLRRTNWRIEGDNGAAHILGINPSTLRGRMRKEGIRRP from the coding sequence ATGCTTACGCAGCCTGCCCCCTACACCATTCGTCGAGCCGTCAGGGCCGAGGCTGGGATCCGGTCGGAGGTGATCCAGGTGAAAAAGCGGAGGCTTTTCTCAGCGCATGTTTCCGCGCTCCTATTAAAGCGCACGGAGATAAACGCCATTCTGGACACCACGCCGAATGCCGTTTTCATCTTCACCAGGGATGGGATCACGCGCTGCAACAACGCTGCTGTGCGGATGCTCGGCGTCTCCTCCATCAACGAGCTGCGGAGCCGATACGGCAGGAGGGGTGAGGGATTCCTGCTGCGATGGCCGAAGAATCTGCTCCCTCTCCGTGAAGAGGAGCACCCGGTCACGCGGGCCTTCAAGGGCGAAAAGGTCACGGAGGTTCTGCTGGCCGTTCACGCCGGAACCGGAGAAGAGATCACGGTCCGGGCGACGGCGGCGCCGATCCTGGCGAAGGGGAAGATCATCGGTGCGGTCAGCATCCACTCGGACATCACCTGGGGGAAGCGGATCTGCCCGTGCCCGGCCGCGGCCGATCCCGGTGGCGATCTCCTCACGCAGGAGATGACCCTCCGGCGGAAGGCGGAAAACGATCTGCACAAGGCCGAGGTTGAAATCCAGGCACTGAAGGACCGCATCCAGTCCGCGGACATCTATCCGTTCCACGAGATCAATCACACCTACCACTTCGGCGAAGTGATTGGACACAGCCGCTGCCTGGAGAATGTGTTCTTCCGTGTGGAGGCCGTGGCGCCGCAGGATTCGACGGTGCTGCTCCTTGGGGAAACGGGCACCGGCAAGGGGTTGGTGGCGCGCGCCATCCACAACCGCAGCCTGCGGAAGAACCGCCCGCTCGTCATGGTCAACTGCACGGCCCTTCCCGCAAGCCTCATCGAAAGCGAGCTGTTCGGGCGGGAGAAGGGGGCGTTCACGGGCGCCAGTGCGCAGCAGCTGGGCCGCTTCGAGATGGCCGACAAGGGAACCATCCTGCTGGACGAGATCGGAGACCTGCCCTTCGAGCTGCAGGCCAAGCTGCTGCATGTAATTCAGGACGGCGAATTCAGCCGCCTGGGAAGTTCCAGGACCGTGAAGGTGGATGTCCGCATCATCGCGGCCACCAACCGGGACCTCTACGAGGAGATGCGGCTGGGGCGCTTCCGCGAGGACCTGTTCTACCGGCTCAACATCTTCCCCATCACCATCCCGCCGCTCCGAGATCGGAGGGAGGACATCCCCCTGCTCGTGGAGTATTTCCTGGAGAAGTTCAACCGGAAGCTCGGCAAGAACATCCGGAATGTCACGAGCGAGACCATGGACCGCCTCATGGCGCACGCCTGGCCCGGCAATGTCCGGGAACTGGAAAGCGTGATCGAGCGGGCCACGATCGTCTCGCAGGGCGCGACCCTGCAGGTGCTGGATCACTTCAATGCGCCGGATCCGGCCAGGGGCCAGGATGAGATTCAAGAGCAGGGCGGGACCAGAGCTCTGGTGGAACTGGAGCGTGACTACATCAGCCAGGTGCTGCGGAGAACGAACTGGCGGATCGAGGGGGACAATGGGGCCGCCCACATCCTCGGCATCAATCCGAGCACCCTCCGCGGTCGAATGCGCAAAGAGGGCATCCGCCGCCCCTGA
- the nrfD gene encoding NrfD/PsrC family molybdoenzyme membrane anchor subunit — MRTLSVPHVTGWRPIAIILILAGALAAVARFALGLGATTNLSDEFPWGLWIGFDFLGIGLAASGFTIVAAVHLFHAKEYEPIVRPAILTAFIGYLLVVLVLIIDLGRPDHFWHPLVMWNPHSVMCEISWCLMLYTTVLSLEFAPIILEKFNIHSPIKWIHAVSLPFMIFGVLLSTLHQSSFGSLYLIVPNRLHALWYTPLLPVLFFISCIASGLSMVVLESLIFSRNGRPFLPTRLRANLAKAIALALAVYFVVRIQDLLTRGALHDMTTLTYYSVAFYAELLVGFVIPFALLVFEKVRTSQTGLYYASLMVVLGFAFNRMNTAITGLERYPSQTYFPSIIEIFIMLGITAVGFCAFSFIAEYLPVFTVEEAGAGPRQDAAQSVEKEPLFAPPECEDPHPS; from the coding sequence ATGAGAACCCTGAGCGTGCCGCATGTCACCGGGTGGCGCCCCATCGCCATCATCCTCATCCTGGCCGGAGCCCTCGCCGCCGTGGCGCGCTTCGCCCTCGGGCTCGGCGCCACCACCAACCTGAGCGACGAATTCCCCTGGGGTCTCTGGATCGGCTTCGACTTCCTGGGGATCGGCCTCGCCGCGTCGGGCTTCACGATCGTGGCTGCCGTCCATCTCTTTCACGCCAAGGAATACGAGCCCATCGTCCGGCCCGCCATTCTGACGGCCTTCATCGGATACCTCCTCGTGGTCCTGGTGCTGATCATCGACTTGGGGCGGCCGGATCACTTCTGGCATCCGCTGGTCATGTGGAATCCCCACTCCGTCATGTGCGAGATCAGCTGGTGCCTGATGCTCTACACCACGGTGCTGTCGCTGGAATTCGCGCCCATCATCCTGGAGAAATTCAACATCCATTCGCCCATCAAGTGGATTCACGCCGTATCCCTGCCGTTCATGATCTTCGGCGTCCTGCTGTCGACTTTGCACCAGTCCTCGTTCGGATCGCTCTATCTGATCGTCCCGAACCGCCTGCACGCCCTTTGGTACACGCCCCTGCTTCCAGTCCTCTTCTTCATCTCGTGCATCGCCTCTGGGCTTTCCATGGTCGTCCTGGAGTCACTCATCTTCTCCAGGAACGGACGGCCCTTCCTGCCCACGCGGCTCCGGGCCAACCTCGCCAAGGCCATCGCCCTGGCGCTGGCGGTCTACTTCGTGGTGCGGATCCAGGACCTCCTGACCCGGGGCGCACTCCACGACATGACCACCCTGACCTACTACAGCGTGGCGTTCTACGCCGAGCTGCTGGTCGGATTCGTGATTCCCTTCGCCCTGCTGGTCTTCGAGAAGGTCAGGACTTCGCAGACAGGCCTCTATTACGCGAGCTTGATGGTGGTGCTCGGCTTCGCCTTCAACCGGATGAACACGGCCATCACCGGGCTGGAGCGCTATCCGAGCCAGACCTATTTCCCGTCCATCATCGAGATCTTCATCATGCTCGGCATCACGGCCGTGGGCTTCTGCGCCTTCTCGTTCATCGCCGAATACCTTCCCGTGTTCACCGTCGAAGAAGCAGGCGCCGGTCCCCGCCAGGACGCTGCCCAGAGCGTCGAAAAGGAACCCCTGTTCGCGCCTCCCGAGTGCGAAGACCCCCACCCTTCGTAA
- a CDS encoding Lrp/AsnC family transcriptional regulator, translating to MAKLLMEDDLNRRLVALLQQEGRMSHAELAERLGVSRPTIIDRVKRLEADGVLAGYGARVTPAAVNKPNVAFVAVRYKDNNEAIEQRFIKALEDEPDILEAHTVAGEDALMLKVVADTPAGIAERLRRIRALGPMVTTRTTIVLETHWEKAGPSPFPIEGSGKKAKK from the coding sequence ATGGCGAAGCTGCTGATGGAAGACGACCTGAACCGGCGCCTGGTGGCCCTGCTCCAGCAGGAGGGCCGCATGAGCCACGCAGAGCTGGCCGAGCGGCTGGGCGTGAGCCGTCCCACGATCATCGACCGGGTGAAGCGCCTGGAGGCCGATGGCGTGCTGGCAGGCTACGGGGCGCGGGTGACGCCCGCGGCCGTGAACAAGCCCAATGTGGCGTTCGTGGCCGTGCGCTACAAGGACAACAACGAGGCCATCGAACAGCGGTTCATCAAGGCCCTGGAAGATGAGCCCGACATCCTGGAGGCCCACACGGTGGCGGGCGAGGACGCCCTGATGCTGAAGGTCGTGGCGGACACGCCGGCGGGCATCGCCGAGCGCCTGCGCCGCATCCGGGCCCTGGGCCCGATGGTCACCACGCGCACCACCATCGTGCTGGAAACGCACTGGGAGAAGGCCGGGCCGAGCCCCTTCCCCATCGAAGGGTCGGGGAAGAAGGCCAAGAAGTGA
- a CDS encoding NFACT RNA binding domain-containing protein: MDAPLILALGRAWLRERGEIPVEVVWVSNRALGLRWAGRKAAEGWVLLLQPKPELWLLDTAHPAWVRLQAEATRDSGKLWGPWFQGARLRAVEGDPRERWMGLSFQRRAITGRLETLRLAYQAIPGRAGIRVDGQDVQVPRLGLGSPFPLAAPEPAGEDPPPLRRWRERWGADIDRALAGEIPEVLEGEGGLLTRHRVWSEARAEALILGPAKAAVERTRQAEAARLERLGLALARDRARHQASLPLKRQAQQISAELYRLKGATREVVLLDGTRIPLPEGAQAEDAAQAWFAAAKKAERGLARLHELEAELARERAAWAKRAEREAGGLAPEPPSARQPKGQGAGKGSGPAKGKGTKRMQAENKRKDGKGAAFRSVMVDGFEVLIGKGDAENDQLTFKVADNTDFWLHVASVPGSHVVIRNPDKLSELPRTVIERAAELAAYHSKAREGGKVEVHLARIADISKPRGYAPGKVILKKWTGIRVYPKP; the protein is encoded by the coding sequence GTGGACGCGCCCCTGATCCTGGCCCTGGGCCGCGCCTGGCTGCGGGAGCGGGGTGAAATCCCCGTGGAGGTCGTCTGGGTGTCGAACCGGGCGCTGGGACTGCGCTGGGCCGGCCGGAAGGCGGCGGAAGGGTGGGTGCTGCTGCTGCAGCCGAAACCGGAACTCTGGCTGCTGGATACCGCTCACCCGGCCTGGGTGCGCCTCCAGGCCGAGGCCACCCGGGACAGCGGTAAGCTTTGGGGGCCCTGGTTCCAAGGGGCCCGCCTGAGGGCCGTGGAGGGGGATCCGCGCGAACGCTGGATGGGCCTCTCCTTCCAGCGCCGGGCGATCACAGGGCGACTGGAGACGCTGCGCCTGGCCTATCAGGCCATTCCGGGCCGCGCCGGCATCCGGGTGGATGGCCAGGATGTGCAGGTCCCCCGGTTGGGCCTGGGCTCCCCCTTTCCCCTCGCCGCTCCCGAACCCGCCGGGGAGGATCCGCCGCCGCTCCGCCGCTGGCGGGAACGCTGGGGGGCGGACATTGACCGGGCGCTGGCGGGGGAGATTCCCGAGGTCCTGGAAGGCGAGGGCGGGCTGCTCACGCGGCACCGGGTCTGGTCCGAGGCCCGGGCCGAGGCGCTGATCCTGGGGCCCGCCAAGGCCGCTGTGGAGCGGACACGCCAGGCCGAAGCCGCGCGCCTGGAGCGCCTGGGCCTGGCCCTGGCCCGGGACCGGGCGCGGCACCAGGCGAGCCTGCCTTTGAAGCGCCAGGCCCAGCAGATCTCCGCCGAGCTCTACCGGCTCAAGGGCGCCACCCGGGAGGTGGTGCTGCTGGATGGCACGCGGATTCCGTTGCCGGAGGGCGCCCAGGCCGAAGATGCGGCCCAGGCCTGGTTCGCCGCGGCCAAGAAGGCCGAGCGGGGCCTGGCCCGGCTCCATGAGCTGGAAGCGGAACTCGCGCGGGAACGGGCCGCCTGGGCGAAACGGGCGGAACGGGAGGCCGGGGGCCTTGCACCCGAACCGCCGTCCGCGAGACAACCAAAGGGCCAGGGCGCAGGGAAGGGCAGCGGCCCCGCGAAGGGGAAGGGGACGAAGCGGATGCAGGCGGAGAACAAGCGCAAGGACGGCAAGGGCGCGGCCTTCCGCAGCGTCATGGTGGATGGGTTCGAGGTGCTCATCGGCAAGGGCGATGCCGAGAACGATCAGCTCACCTTCAAGGTGGCCGACAACACCGATTTCTGGCTGCATGTGGCCAGTGTGCCCGGCAGCCATGTCGTCATCCGGAACCCTGACAAGCTGAGCGAGCTGCCGAGGACCGTGATCGAGCGCGCCGCGGAGCTGGCCGCCTACCACAGCAAGGCCCGGGAGGGCGGCAAGGTGGAGGTCCACCTCGCCCGCATCGCCGACATCAGCAAGCCCCGCGGCTACGCGCCCGGAAAGGTGATCCTGAAGAAGTGGACGGGCATCCGCGTCTATCCCAAGCCGTAG
- a CDS encoding diguanylate cyclase — protein MTTALPKDSKALQILLVDDNPIQLSLLRHLFQRHGHTTLEAKNGAEALIILATESPDVVVSDCVMPLLDGYQLCRLLKDDRATRHLPVLLLTAQGAGLARFWAKTCGADRFLVKGRDLDHVVEAAAALVEQSGHPRAAHAVPRLAQENFGVDAIQRRLAQALEQRLVETALRDSIARLYTAEHDTLRLIRGFIEILQELVLPGALLVAYLGEDGTWCYGVHGSSASEEDRRDLEKAIRQHTLADANGECHWHPVADDEERRRSLRDPVLRVLPAVTPGHPAVSALGFLTERRAAEDYERLFEIAAEELGRLLSLEDSRLRLYHQAIRDPLTGLYNRRHILDMLDMEVDQCGRFGQNLALMLIDLDHFKSVNDRFGHAAGDQVLSVMAQRMSFGLRKVDQVGRIGGEEFLAYGPQTDLDGVRALANRLREQVALEPIPGLPASDRVTLSIGLTSWEGPEDTVERMLSRADKNLYQAKAEGRNRVVG, from the coding sequence ATGACGACTGCCCTACCAAAGGATTCCAAGGCGCTCCAGATCCTCCTGGTGGATGACAACCCCATCCAGCTGAGCCTGCTGCGCCACCTGTTCCAGCGCCATGGGCACACCACGCTGGAAGCCAAGAACGGGGCGGAGGCCCTCATCATCCTGGCCACCGAATCCCCGGATGTGGTGGTCAGCGACTGCGTCATGCCCCTGCTCGACGGCTACCAGCTCTGCCGTCTGCTGAAGGACGACCGCGCCACCCGCCACCTGCCGGTGCTCCTGCTCACGGCGCAGGGGGCCGGGCTGGCCCGCTTCTGGGCCAAGACCTGCGGCGCGGACCGCTTCCTGGTGAAGGGACGGGACCTGGATCATGTGGTGGAGGCCGCTGCCGCCCTGGTGGAGCAGTCCGGGCATCCCCGCGCCGCCCATGCCGTGCCCCGCCTGGCCCAGGAGAACTTCGGGGTGGACGCCATCCAGCGCCGCTTGGCCCAGGCCCTGGAGCAGCGCCTCGTGGAAACGGCCCTGCGCGACTCCATCGCCCGGCTCTACACCGCCGAGCACGACACCCTCCGGCTGATCCGGGGCTTCATCGAGATCCTCCAGGAGCTCGTGCTGCCGGGGGCCCTCCTGGTGGCCTACCTCGGCGAAGACGGGACCTGGTGCTACGGCGTCCACGGCTCCTCTGCCAGCGAAGAGGATCGCCGCGACCTCGAGAAGGCCATCCGGCAACACACCCTGGCGGACGCCAACGGGGAGTGCCACTGGCACCCGGTGGCCGACGACGAGGAGCGCCGCCGCAGCTTGCGGGACCCGGTCCTCCGCGTGCTGCCGGCCGTCACGCCCGGACACCCGGCCGTGAGTGCCCTGGGCTTCCTCACGGAGCGCCGGGCCGCCGAGGACTACGAGCGGCTCTTCGAGATCGCCGCCGAGGAGCTGGGCCGCCTGCTCAGCCTGGAAGATTCCCGCCTGCGCCTGTACCACCAGGCCATCCGCGATCCCCTCACGGGCCTCTACAACCGGCGCCACATCCTCGACATGCTCGACATGGAAGTCGACCAGTGCGGCCGCTTCGGGCAGAACCTGGCGCTGATGCTCATCGACCTCGACCACTTCAAATCCGTGAACGACCGCTTCGGCCACGCCGCCGGTGACCAGGTGCTCAGCGTCATGGCCCAGCGCATGTCGTTCGGGCTGAGGAAGGTGGACCAGGTCGGGCGGATCGGCGGCGAGGAGTTCCTCGCCTACGGCCCCCAGACGGACCTGGACGGCGTCCGCGCGCTGGCGAACCGCCTCCGGGAGCAGGTCGCCCTCGAGCCCATCCCGGGCCTGCCGGCCTCGGACCGCGTCACCCTGAGCATCGGCCTCACCAGCTGGGAAGGGCCCGAGGACACCGTGGAGCGGATGCTGTCCAGGGCCGACAAGAACCTCTACCAGGCCAAGGCCGAAGGCCGGAATCGGGTCGTCGGGTAA
- a CDS encoding antibiotic biosynthesis monooxygenase: MIAATPRPPYFAVIFSSQRTEGDLGYGSMADRMLELASAQPGFLGVESARDAQGFGITVSYWKDEASIAAWKANAEHAVAQRLGHERWYEAFHLRVCRVEREAGKGTD, translated from the coding sequence GTGATCGCAGCCACCCCGCGGCCACCGTACTTCGCGGTGATCTTCAGCAGCCAGCGGACCGAGGGGGACCTCGGGTACGGGAGCATGGCCGACCGCATGTTGGAACTGGCCAGCGCCCAGCCGGGATTCCTCGGCGTGGAAAGCGCCCGGGACGCGCAGGGCTTCGGCATCACGGTCTCCTACTGGAAGGACGAAGCCTCCATCGCGGCCTGGAAGGCGAATGCGGAGCATGCGGTAGCCCAGCGCCTGGGCCATGAGCGGTGGTACGAGGCTTTCCATCTGCGGGTCTGCCGCGTGGAGCGCGAGGCCGGCAAGGGGACCGACTGA
- a CDS encoding EamA family transporter, whose amino-acid sequence MLAWLAYLTVAVVWGSTYFAIALGLESFTPYGMVAARFSVASLLALGLGRLRREAWPPLNEVGHLMVVGALLLGCSNALISWAELHVSSGLAAVLAALVPLWLAVFSMAKDPLGAKGWVGLLLGLAGVCVLVWPTGGLRIHGGSLAALIAAPCIWSWGTLHGKRFVHGGSLLTNVGIQMATAAVIGLALAPLTGGFLRGPVTPKALGAVAYLALFGSVLAFSAYIYLAKAWPPAKMGTYAYLNPLVAVLLGTLILHEAFGPREILGMAVILAAVALVQLRPKSALRETPTEA is encoded by the coding sequence ATGCTGGCCTGGCTCGCCTACCTCACGGTGGCTGTGGTGTGGGGTTCCACCTACTTCGCCATCGCCCTGGGCCTGGAGTCCTTCACGCCCTATGGCATGGTGGCGGCGCGGTTCTCCGTGGCCTCGCTCCTGGCCCTGGGGCTCGGGAGGCTGCGCCGTGAGGCGTGGCCGCCCCTGAACGAGGTTGGCCATCTCATGGTCGTGGGAGCCCTGTTGTTGGGCTGTTCCAACGCCCTGATCTCCTGGGCCGAACTGCATGTCTCCTCGGGGCTCGCCGCCGTCCTGGCCGCGCTGGTGCCCCTCTGGCTGGCGGTCTTCTCGATGGCGAAGGACCCCCTGGGCGCCAAGGGCTGGGTGGGCCTCCTGCTGGGCTTGGCGGGCGTCTGCGTGCTGGTGTGGCCCACGGGCGGCCTGCGGATCCATGGCGGAAGTCTGGCGGCGCTGATTGCGGCACCCTGCATCTGGTCCTGGGGCACTCTGCATGGCAAGCGCTTCGTCCACGGGGGCAGCCTGCTCACCAATGTGGGCATCCAGATGGCCACGGCCGCCGTCATCGGGCTGGCCCTGGCGCCGCTCACGGGCGGGTTCCTGCGGGGGCCCGTCACCCCGAAGGCCCTGGGTGCGGTCGCCTATCTGGCCCTCTTCGGTTCGGTGCTGGCCTTCTCCGCCTACATCTACCTGGCCAAGGCCTGGCCCCCCGCCAAGATGGGCACCTATGCCTACCTGAACCCCCTCGTGGCCGTGTTACTGGGAACCCTGATCCTGCACGAGGCCTTCGGCCCGCGCGAGATCCTCGGCATGGCCGTCATCCTGGCGGCGGTGGCCCTGGTGCAGCTGCGGCCAAAATCCGCCCTGCGGGAAACCCCGACGGAGGCCTGA